A DNA window from Nycticebus coucang isolate mNycCou1 chromosome 1, mNycCou1.pri, whole genome shotgun sequence contains the following coding sequences:
- the LOC128587908 gene encoding alpha-S1-casein-like, which translates to MWHRAAGARKDPDPVSLPAGQALTTMKLLILTCLVAVALARPKIPVRPLELIQNQPDNHEQEILKQRNFLRLDPATPVELTQEYFNQLNRQRELLRQKQSEEIQERTMAETERDSSISSSSEVNDLDINSIMQ; encoded by the exons ATGTGGCATCGAGCTGCTGGAGCACGGAAGGACCCAGATCCTGTGTCCTTGCCAGCTGGGCAG GCCTTGACAACCATGAAGCTTCTCATACTTACCTGCCTTGTGGCTGTTGCTCTTGCCAGGCCT aaaattcCTGTTAGACCCCTAGAACTCATTCAA AATCAACCAGACAACCATGAG CAGGAAATCCTGAAACAAAGAAATTTTCTCAGGCTTGATCCG gCTACACCAGTTGAACTTACACAG GAATACTTTAATCAACTGAACAGG cAGAGGGAACTTCTGAGACAAAAACAGAGTGAAGAAATCCAG GAGCGCACGATGGCAGAGACCGAG AGGGATTCCAGCATCAGCTCATCAAGTGAGGTAAATGATCTTGATATTAATTCAAT AATGCAGTAA
- the LOC128589934 gene encoding alpha-S1-casein-like gives MSKYHQVQQEQVQRMNKYNQDQQEQLCRMNEYNPIQRKPLHAVNQEQVQLYFEPIPQIYQLNTYPYTAWYYPPQYMPNIPFLPSQDLSRPTASENVEKTEVVLQW, from the exons ATGAGCAAGTATCACCAAGTCCAGCag GAACAGGTTCAAAGGATGAACAAGTACAACCAAGACCAGcag GAGCAGCtttgcagaatgaatgaatacaacCCCATCCAG agaaagCCCCTACACGCGGTGAATCAG gAACAGGTCCAGCTCTACTTTGAG CCTATCCCACAAATCTACCAGCTGAATACTTACCCCTATACTGCATGGTACTACCCTCCACAGTACATGCCAAATATTCCCTTCCTGCCATCCCAAGACCTCTCAAGGCCCACTGCCTCCGAGAATGTGGAAAAAACTGAAGTTGTGCTGCAGTGGTG A